One Brassica napus cultivar Da-Ae chromosome C4, Da-Ae, whole genome shotgun sequence genomic region harbors:
- the LOC106391147 gene encoding receptor-like kinase LIP1, protein MIKRRFYKLEHGDKDSGSDSSCFSSDSDPESEEEEEESEQSESEDSVAEASEDDDDSVSEGEGEDDSPAAGEDADDSDGGAYRGRHEKTSMQYGLEEPPEEEEENYILGFMIKCKSVYKCRYCPNTVCLNEKTMQEHVSSKKHARSEKLMKEEKFGTDDDEDVDDPEKPSQEKQIKGNRRSQRKGKRSQKQGNLRTDDDKADDPKTPSQEKQVKGNRKSRRQGMMVSKKQEKGSSTTNGVKATDKTLKSRKKMRQTKD, encoded by the exons ATGATAAAGAGACGATTTTACAAGCTAGAGCATGGTGACAAAGACAGTGGATCCGACTCCTCTTGCTTCTCTTCTGATTCCGATCCtgagtctgaagaagaagaagaagaatcagagcAATCCGAATCCGAAGACTCCGTTGCAGAAGCTTCCGAAGACGATGATGATTCCGTCTCAGAGGGTGAAGGAGAAGATGACTCCCCAG CTGCTGGTGAGGATGCTGATGACTCTGATGGTGGTGCCTATCGAGGGAGACATGAGAAGACATCGATGCAATACGGTTTAGAAGAACCaccggaagaggaggaagagaactATATTCTAGGTTTTATGATTAAATGCAAATCTGTTTATAAATGCAGATATTGTCCAAACACTGTTTGTTTGAATGAGAAAACTATGCAAGAACATGTTTCCTCCAAG AAGCATGCTCGTTCTGAGAAACTAATGAAAGAAGAGAAGTTCGgaactgatgatgatgaagatgttgatGATCCTGAGAAGCCATCTCAG GAGAAGCAGATAAAAGGGAACAGGAGATCACAAAGAAAGGGTAAGAGATCACAAAAGCAAGGAAACCTCAGAACAGATGATGACAAAGCTGATGATCCTAAAACGCCATCTCAG GAGAAGCAGGTTAAAGGAAACAGAAAATCAAGAAGACAAGGTATGATGGTGTCAAAAAAACAGGAAAAG GGTTCATCGACCACAAACGGAGTGAAGGCAACTGATAAGACGCTAAAATCTAGAAAGAAAATGCGTCAAACTAAGGACTGA